A portion of the Myxococcales bacterium genome contains these proteins:
- a CDS encoding LamG domain-containing protein: MLVRSAFAHHAVVVALLLGACAAACGSGEGALLGTENAAEDAAGGGNPDASTASGEAGAPDGGVGDGAATLDATLPDGGADDAAQGDAPAADSAADSAAADSSADADAASATNKPNGATCVSFAECASQICAVGVCVASTCTNGQKDGAETAIDCGGAACSPCETGLACSVGNDCRTNVCQDGVCRHATCGDGVKGGSEVGVDCGGPCGLCPTGASCGVPADCASRVCTLTTCVAATCSDLVKNGTESDVDCGGGCAKKCEANASCSVNQDCADGICTTGHCERYKTLVLMHFDGVNAGTAFPEERGRAVLATFGLATSTIEKKMGTGSAYFSGPGMKLRIPYASDLVLGTDAFTLEYWWYPVSWPARGSVYLVTDDAPTTWLFGIGKDFFSDISFTFQNHNSVGSPPLGDGFAAAITGFGAGWHHLAVSRQGTTLRLFVDGVEKASVTPAPGPNVAGAPADVLLLLADNTTGYVDELRVSSVARYTAAFTPSTAPFELD, translated from the coding sequence ATGCTGGTCCGCTCTGCGTTCGCCCATCACGCTGTCGTCGTCGCCCTTCTCCTGGGAGCGTGCGCTGCCGCGTGCGGGAGCGGCGAGGGGGCGCTGCTCGGGACGGAGAACGCGGCGGAAGACGCGGCCGGCGGCGGAAATCCCGACGCGTCCACCGCGTCGGGAGAAGCAGGAGCGCCTGATGGCGGAGTCGGCGATGGCGCCGCCACCCTCGACGCAACGCTGCCGGACGGCGGCGCCGACGACGCGGCGCAGGGCGACGCCCCGGCGGCGGACAGCGCGGCCGACAGCGCGGCCGCGGATTCGAGCGCCGACGCTGACGCAGCGAGCGCCACGAATAAGCCCAACGGCGCGACGTGCGTCTCCTTCGCGGAGTGCGCGTCGCAGATCTGCGCCGTCGGCGTTTGCGTGGCGAGCACCTGTACCAACGGGCAGAAAGACGGAGCCGAAACGGCCATCGACTGCGGCGGCGCGGCTTGTTCACCGTGCGAAACGGGGCTCGCCTGCTCCGTCGGAAACGATTGCCGCACGAACGTCTGCCAAGACGGGGTCTGCCGTCACGCGACCTGCGGCGATGGCGTCAAGGGCGGCTCCGAGGTTGGCGTTGATTGTGGTGGCCCCTGCGGCCTCTGCCCGACGGGAGCGAGTTGCGGCGTGCCCGCCGACTGCGCATCGCGCGTGTGCACCCTCACGACGTGCGTCGCGGCGACGTGCAGCGACTTGGTCAAGAACGGCACCGAGAGCGACGTCGACTGCGGCGGTGGGTGCGCCAAGAAGTGCGAGGCGAACGCGTCCTGCTCAGTCAATCAGGACTGCGCCGATGGCATCTGCACGACGGGTCATTGCGAGCGATACAAGACGCTCGTGCTCATGCACTTCGATGGCGTCAACGCCGGCACTGCCTTCCCCGAGGAGCGCGGTCGCGCCGTCTTGGCCACCTTTGGCCTCGCCACATCGACCATCGAAAAGAAGATGGGCACTGGCAGCGCCTACTTCTCCGGACCGGGCATGAAGCTCCGCATTCCGTACGCGTCGGATCTCGTGCTTGGCACCGACGCCTTCACCCTCGAGTACTGGTGGTATCCGGTCTCGTGGCCCGCGCGCGGCTCGGTCTACCTCGTCACCGACGACGCCCCCACGACCTGGCTCTTTGGCATCGGCAAGGACTTCTTCAGCGACATCTCCTTCACGTTCCAGAATCACAACAGCGTGGGCTCGCCGCCCTTGGGCGACGGTTTCGCTGCGGCGATCACAGGATTCGGGGCCGGATGGCACCACCTCGCGGTCTCGCGGCAGGGGACGACGCTGCGGCTCTTCGTAGACGGCGTTGAGAAGGCGAGTGTCACGCCGGCGCCCGGGCCCAACGTGGCCGGTGCCCCGGCCGACGTACTGCTGCTCTTGGCGGACAACACGACTGGCTACGTCGACGAACTCCGAGTTTCGAGCGTGGCGCGCTACACGGCGGCCTTCACGCCGTCGACGGCTCCCTTCGAGCTCGACTGA
- a CDS encoding HEAT repeat domain-containing protein — protein sequence MKTLALSRKLTLGALALAIASGSVIAITGGCHGGGLSSSAGEHEAARSAAPTAFVHNDAPAVRGRAEAPGLLHVYAVKMSQELGFLAKATDRARPESATVKLGLTAELRLAYVGAVGEQHRLFGELVDVKVAMNDADTAALAKELEKPFYVSADADGRVRGYAFARGLSSMAQNMVRSVVGQAQIASRPDATYAADEDDIHGSYQASYTRAPNGKLTKTKGRYTRVATASGVESADKSARVETNGETTAQLDLSGWVVALSSKENKVASLGDDMPTAQTRLELDMKLTGTRFEGSLAGRFEREASGLTLVGPFGTGDDGASARLADERLVAQRSLTDMLADARGADGDAPRAVLAEKMAARFRLTPTDAESAAALAGKLSVKDAQLLTSALASAKTPEAVRAIGAIANQKDLSVEVRTQAATQLAFAGPHAAEARDALVQAMGDGSRDVRTSAALALGNVARELGGDATLVGELVHGVRGAKDDDERVAFLHALGNSGSLEVLPLAKEALTSENESVREAAVQALRFLPLGEADPMLDLAATNDESENVRQGAVDAMGFRIVERHATALHRVLDADPSRKVKVEVFRIVTRALAVRGQTLSKEGRVRLEALLAKAPPPTSD from the coding sequence ATGAAGACCCTGGCTCTTTCGCGCAAGCTCACCCTCGGCGCTTTGGCCCTCGCCATCGCGTCCGGCTCGGTCATCGCCATCACCGGCGGATGCCACGGCGGGGGGCTCTCGTCCTCCGCTGGCGAGCACGAAGCTGCGCGAAGCGCCGCGCCCACGGCATTCGTCCACAACGACGCTCCCGCCGTGCGCGGTCGCGCGGAAGCGCCAGGGCTCCTTCATGTCTACGCCGTCAAAATGAGCCAGGAGCTTGGCTTCCTCGCCAAAGCAACGGATCGCGCGAGGCCCGAGTCGGCCACCGTCAAGCTCGGTCTGACGGCGGAGCTCCGTCTCGCCTACGTGGGCGCTGTTGGAGAGCAACATCGCCTCTTCGGTGAGCTCGTCGACGTGAAGGTGGCCATGAACGACGCCGACACCGCCGCCCTCGCCAAGGAGCTCGAGAAGCCGTTCTACGTGTCGGCCGATGCCGACGGCCGCGTGCGGGGCTACGCCTTCGCGCGCGGGCTGTCGTCGATGGCGCAAAACATGGTGCGCAGCGTCGTGGGGCAGGCGCAGATCGCTTCACGGCCTGACGCCACCTACGCCGCCGACGAGGACGACATTCACGGCAGCTACCAGGCCTCGTACACCCGGGCGCCGAACGGAAAATTGACGAAGACCAAGGGTCGCTACACGCGCGTCGCCACAGCGAGCGGCGTGGAGAGCGCCGACAAGAGCGCGCGCGTCGAGACGAACGGCGAGACGACAGCCCAGCTCGACCTTAGCGGTTGGGTCGTGGCGCTCTCCTCGAAAGAGAACAAGGTCGCCTCGCTCGGCGACGACATGCCGACGGCGCAAACGCGGCTCGAGCTCGACATGAAGCTCACGGGGACCCGCTTCGAGGGTTCCCTTGCCGGCCGCTTCGAGCGCGAAGCGAGCGGGCTCACGCTCGTGGGGCCCTTCGGCACCGGCGACGATGGCGCCTCCGCGCGGCTCGCCGACGAGCGCCTCGTCGCACAACGCTCACTCACGGACATGCTCGCCGACGCGCGCGGCGCGGACGGCGACGCACCGCGCGCCGTGCTCGCCGAGAAGATGGCGGCGCGCTTTCGCCTCACGCCGACCGATGCGGAGAGCGCAGCCGCGCTCGCAGGCAAGCTTTCGGTGAAAGACGCGCAGCTTCTCACGTCGGCGCTCGCAAGCGCCAAGACGCCGGAGGCGGTCCGTGCCATCGGTGCCATCGCGAACCAAAAGGACTTGTCCGTCGAGGTGCGTACGCAAGCCGCCACGCAGCTCGCCTTCGCGGGGCCTCACGCCGCCGAGGCGCGCGACGCGCTGGTGCAGGCGATGGGCGACGGCTCGCGTGACGTGCGTACGAGCGCGGCGCTGGCCCTCGGCAACGTGGCGCGCGAGCTGGGTGGCGACGCGACGCTTGTGGGTGAGCTCGTTCACGGCGTCCGCGGCGCCAAAGACGACGACGAGCGCGTCGCGTTCCTCCACGCGCTCGGCAACAGCGGCAGCCTCGAGGTTCTCCCGCTAGCCAAGGAGGCGCTGACCAGCGAAAACGAGTCGGTGCGCGAGGCTGCGGTGCAGGCGCTCAGGTTCTTGCCGCTCGGTGAGGCCGACCCGATGCTCGACCTCGCCGCTACGAACGACGAGTCCGAGAACGTGCGCCAGGGGGCCGTCGACGCGATGGGCTTCCGCATCGTCGAGCGCCACGCCACAGCGCTCCACCGCGTCCTCGACGCCGATCCGAGCCGCAAGGTTAAGGTCGAGGTGTTTCGGATCGTGACGCGCGCGCTCGCGGTGCGAGGCCAGACACTCTCCAAAGAGGGGCGCGTGAGGCTCGAGGCGCTCCTGGCAAAGGCACCGCCGCCCACGAGCGATTGA
- a CDS encoding sigma-54-dependent Fis family transcriptional regulator gives MPNSGHTTIKGPTPRRRGEDEEGEELRLALVVIWAGEEPSRLGEALFPTSGSVFGRGPADDDGEPRVGFVRQRPEKNLKGAPCDNPFLSRRHLRFDVSLDAIEIQCVGHRPLRFADVEVQSATVREGDIVEITDLYAFLCVRRPAFLAAGGDELAPVTFGEADAYGIVGESAPAWTLRNQVSFLGKRNAHVLVTGSSGTGKELVAQAIHRLSSRAKKDIVSRNAATFPSGLIDAELFGNLANYPNVGMPERLGLIGQADGSTLFLDEIGELPSEMQAHLLRVLDGGEYQRLGDPKRRFADIRLVAATNRAPEELKEDLAARLALRVQVPGLDDRREDIALLARHILKRTAARDAEFAQRFCTNGEPRITSELVRALTQHSFATHVRELDGVLMRAAGSSSNRKGGEELDLTKEVRTVLRPVARPANREVGADEIRAALARHGGVKDKAWRDLGLASRHALHRLMKKLNIDD, from the coding sequence ATGCCGAACTCGGGCCACACGACCATCAAGGGGCCGACGCCGCGGCGTCGCGGCGAGGACGAAGAAGGCGAGGAGCTCCGCCTCGCGCTCGTCGTCATTTGGGCTGGCGAGGAGCCTTCTCGCCTGGGCGAAGCGCTTTTCCCGACAAGCGGCTCGGTCTTTGGGCGAGGCCCCGCCGACGACGACGGCGAGCCACGGGTGGGCTTCGTTCGGCAGCGTCCGGAGAAGAACCTGAAGGGTGCGCCCTGCGACAACCCGTTCCTCTCAAGGCGGCACCTTCGCTTCGACGTGAGCCTCGACGCCATCGAGATCCAGTGCGTGGGACACCGGCCGCTTCGCTTCGCCGACGTCGAGGTGCAATCCGCGACGGTTCGCGAAGGCGACATCGTCGAGATCACCGACCTCTACGCGTTCCTTTGCGTGCGGAGGCCTGCGTTTCTTGCGGCCGGCGGTGATGAACTGGCGCCCGTTACCTTCGGCGAAGCCGACGCCTACGGCATCGTGGGCGAGAGCGCGCCCGCGTGGACCCTGCGAAACCAGGTCTCGTTTCTGGGCAAACGCAACGCCCACGTCCTCGTGACGGGCTCGAGCGGCACCGGGAAGGAGCTTGTAGCCCAGGCCATTCATCGCCTCTCGTCACGCGCCAAGAAAGACATCGTCTCGCGCAACGCCGCGACCTTCCCGAGCGGTCTTATCGACGCCGAGCTCTTCGGCAACCTCGCGAACTATCCCAACGTCGGCATGCCCGAGCGCCTCGGCCTCATCGGTCAGGCCGATGGCTCCACGCTCTTCTTGGACGAGATCGGGGAGCTGCCGAGCGAGATGCAGGCTCACCTGCTCCGCGTCCTAGACGGCGGCGAATACCAGCGGCTCGGCGACCCGAAGCGGCGCTTCGCGGACATCCGGCTCGTGGCGGCCACGAATCGAGCCCCCGAAGAGCTGAAGGAAGATCTCGCGGCGCGCCTCGCGCTGCGCGTCCAGGTGCCCGGCTTGGACGACCGGCGCGAGGACATCGCCCTCTTGGCTCGCCACATCCTCAAGCGAACGGCGGCCCGAGACGCCGAATTTGCTCAGCGATTTTGCACAAATGGCGAGCCTCGAATCACCAGCGAGCTGGTCCGGGCCCTCACTCAGCACAGCTTCGCAACCCACGTGCGCGAGCTCGACGGCGTGCTAATGAGAGCCGCCGGCAGCAGCTCGAACCGGAAAGGTGGGGAGGAACTGGATCTCACGAAGGAAGTCCGCACCGTGTTGCGACCCGTCGCCCGGCCCGCCAACCGAGAGGTCGGGGCTGACGAAATCCGGGCCGCCTTGGCCCGGCATGGCGGGGTAAAAGACAAGGCATGGCGAGACCTTGGCCTCGCGAGCCGGCACGCGCTTCACCGACTCATGAAGAAGCTCAACATCGACGACTGA
- a CDS encoding protein kinase: MDPLNVAPVLPGETLAGKYRVERVLGKGGMGIVVAARHLELEQRVAIKFLLGERAEFSTERFLREARAAAQVKSEHVCRVHDVARLESGEPYIVMEYLEGTDLAQKLKREGPLSVSTAATCVIEACAALSEAHAQRIVHRDLKPANLFLAERANGTTCIKVLDFGISKLPDLNDMTATSTMMGSPLYMSPEQIASSRDVDARADIWSLGVILHELVSGEPPFAADTMIQLSVKVREEPAPSLSASVKGISPEFDAVVAKCLAKKPTDRYESAAELAGALAPFAGEDGAHLAARLMRMHAADPALRPTKHGQTPPASVRSGEVRDEPPASREGAALGVTPVSAPLAGQVTFAPLNTTAARVAKGKSTSRWLLALAASALAGAALFAVRGRTGDGDAPTSATASTASATLSPSTTTMTPEAPSVAPPASASPKDAPRTTTSASAPNTVLPREATRPPPRALAARAAAPSTASAPTAEAPSAPTAGATATTPTATQPATPETTGRRKRPLDRSDPF; this comes from the coding sequence GTGGACCCGCTCAACGTGGCACCGGTGCTCCCGGGCGAGACGCTCGCGGGGAAATACCGCGTCGAGCGCGTGCTCGGCAAAGGCGGCATGGGCATCGTGGTGGCGGCGCGCCACCTCGAGCTCGAACAGCGCGTCGCGATCAAGTTTCTGCTGGGGGAGCGCGCTGAATTCTCAACCGAGAGGTTCTTGCGCGAGGCCCGCGCCGCCGCCCAAGTCAAGAGCGAGCACGTCTGCCGCGTCCACGACGTCGCGCGCCTCGAGAGCGGCGAGCCCTACATCGTCATGGAGTACCTCGAGGGCACGGACCTCGCGCAGAAGCTGAAGCGGGAGGGCCCCCTCTCAGTTTCAACGGCCGCGACGTGTGTCATCGAAGCGTGCGCGGCGCTGTCGGAGGCGCATGCACAACGCATCGTTCATCGCGATCTGAAGCCGGCGAACCTGTTCCTCGCAGAGCGGGCCAACGGCACGACGTGCATCAAGGTGCTCGACTTCGGCATCTCGAAGCTACCGGATCTGAACGACATGACCGCGACGTCCACGATGATGGGCTCGCCGCTCTACATGTCGCCGGAGCAGATCGCCTCCTCGCGAGACGTCGATGCGCGCGCCGACATCTGGAGCCTTGGCGTCATTCTGCATGAGCTCGTCTCGGGCGAGCCGCCCTTCGCCGCCGACACCATGATTCAGTTGAGCGTGAAGGTTCGCGAGGAGCCCGCGCCGTCGCTGAGCGCGAGCGTCAAGGGCATCAGCCCCGAGTTCGACGCGGTCGTGGCCAAGTGCCTCGCCAAGAAGCCGACCGATCGCTACGAGAGCGCCGCGGAGCTCGCCGGAGCCCTCGCGCCCTTCGCAGGCGAAGACGGCGCGCACCTGGCAGCGCGCCTCATGCGCATGCACGCCGCCGACCCGGCGCTCCGTCCGACCAAACACGGCCAGACACCTCCCGCGAGCGTGCGCTCCGGCGAGGTTCGCGATGAGCCCCCGGCGAGCCGCGAAGGCGCAGCCCTTGGGGTGACACCGGTCTCGGCGCCCCTTGCGGGGCAGGTCACCTTTGCGCCGCTCAACACCACGGCCGCGCGAGTGGCCAAAGGGAAGAGCACTAGCCGCTGGCTCCTAGCCCTTGCGGCGTCGGCGCTCGCGGGCGCCGCGCTCTTCGCCGTTCGCGGCCGGACGGGTGACGGCGATGCGCCTACGTCGGCGACCGCATCGACGGCGAGCGCCACGCTCAGTCCATCCACGACCACGATGACGCCGGAGGCTCCGTCCGTTGCCCCGCCCGCGAGCGCGTCGCCCAAGGACGCCCCCCGCACCACCACGAGCGCTAGCGCGCCGAACACAGTCCTGCCACGTGAGGCGACGCGTCCTCCGCCGCGCGCGCTCGCCGCAAGAGCAGCGGCCCCGTCGACGGCGTCCGCACCAACAGCGGAGGCACCTTCAGCGCCGACAGCGGGGGCCACGGCCACGACACCGACGGCGACGCAGCCCGCGACGCCCGAGACGACAGGACGGCGCAAGCGGCCGCTCGACCGAAGCGATCCGTTTTGA
- a CDS encoding SDR family oxidoreductase, whose translation MKTYAITGANRGIGLELARALVARGDAVVALCRSSSKELEATKARVLDGVDVSSDANIASVAERLSGTRVDVLVNNAGILERDTLDSFDHASLLRQMEVNALGPLRLTRALLPLMQRAGKVVVITSRMGSIADNGSGAYYGYRMSKAAVNAAFVSLARDLAPRGIAVGIFHPGMVATAMTGQSGIPAAESAKGLVARIDELDEARSGRFFHQNGEALPW comes from the coding sequence ATGAAGACCTACGCCATCACGGGCGCGAATCGCGGCATCGGACTTGAACTCGCGCGCGCCCTCGTCGCGCGTGGCGATGCGGTCGTCGCGCTCTGCCGCTCCTCGTCGAAAGAGCTCGAAGCGACGAAAGCGCGCGTCTTAGACGGCGTCGACGTCTCGAGCGACGCGAACATCGCAAGCGTCGCCGAGCGACTGAGCGGCACGCGCGTGGATGTCCTCGTGAACAACGCGGGCATTCTGGAGCGCGACACCCTCGACTCTTTCGACCATGCGTCGCTCCTCCGCCAGATGGAGGTCAACGCGCTGGGGCCCCTCCGACTGACGCGGGCGCTCCTGCCGCTCATGCAGCGCGCGGGCAAGGTCGTCGTGATCACGAGCCGCATGGGCTCCATCGCGGACAACGGCTCCGGCGCTTATTACGGCTATCGGATGTCGAAGGCCGCGGTGAACGCCGCCTTCGTATCGCTGGCGCGGGATCTTGCGCCGCGCGGCATCGCCGTCGGGATCTTTCACCCGGGAATGGTCGCCACCGCGATGACCGGCCAGAGCGGCATCCCCGCGGCGGAGTCGGCCAAGGGGCTCGTGGCGCGCATCGACGAGCTCGACGAGGCGCGCTCGGGGAGGTTCTTCCACCAGAACGGGGAAGCGCTGCCCTGGTAG